The Watersipora subatra chromosome 7, tzWatSuba1.1, whole genome shotgun sequence genomic interval ACTTGGTATATACTTGTTTACACACTtggtatatacttgtatacacacttagtatatacttgtatgcacacttagtacctacttgtatGCACACTTGGTATATACTTGTTTACACACTtggtatatacttgtatacacacttagtatatacttgtatacacacttagtacctacttgtatGCAcacttagtacctacttgtatacacacttagtacctacttgtatacacacttagtacctacttgtataCACACTTGGTATATACTTGTTTACACACTtggtatatacttgtatacacacttagtatatacttgtatgcacacttagtacctacttgtatGCACACTtggtatatacttgtatacataCTTAGTCCCTACTTGTATAGAcacttagtacctacttgtatacacacttagtacctacttgtatacacacttggtatatacttgtatacataCTTAGTCCCTACTTGTATAGAcacttagtacctacttgtatacacacttagtacctacttgtataCACACTTGGTATATACTTGTTTACACACTtggtatatacttgtatacacacttagtatatacttgtatgcacacttagtacctacttgtatGCACACTTGGTATATACTTGTTTACAcacttagtacctacttgtatGCACACTTGGTATATACTTGTTTACACACTTGGTATATGCTTGTTTACAcacttagtacctacttgtataCACACTTGGTATATACTTGTTTACACACTTGGTACCTAATTGTATACACACTTGGTACATACTTGTTTACACACTTAGTCCCTACTTGTATACACACTtggtatatacttgtatacataCTTAGTCCCTACTTGTATAGAcacttagtacctacttgtataCACACTTAGTACCTACTTGCATACACACTTGGTATATACTTGTTTACACACTTGGCATATACTTGTATACACActtagtatatgtatatacttgtacCAACTCTCAACAGTTTAGATAGCGTAAGAAATTAGACAAAGAAAACTTCAATCGTAGCTTCTGCTGATGTCAACTGAAAAAAACATTACTTGTTATCATTCGAAAAAAGAAAACGCTGCATTAAAATGAATTacacaattatttcatttttattaacaactctAGCAAACCACTTTGAGAAAATTTGCTtataaattatgttatttgGTTTGCATGGATTTGCAACTTACCTGGGTGTGGGACCAAGGCTAAACTAGCTTACGCATGACTTTCTGTTTGCAAACTACATCGTGGGTGTCTGCTCATGTTTAATATCGGTGTGCATTAATCTGTAAACGTCTGAAAGTTTCCACATGATTTTAAGTATTGGTACGCCAGTAAGCAGTAAATCATTTGCTGCTGACCAAGTTGATCTTTATTAAACTTGTATTGCTGTTCAACACCTCAGCTCTGAACCAGACCACATGTGTGCATTGGAGTAAGCGCCCATCTGATCTAGTCCAAGTGGATTTTTAGGACAGatattatcaaaaatatttatggcagGTACGAATGAGCAATTAGACAGGCTAGACACATGAGAGGCCTAAGTTATATTACGATCTAACATTGactaaaggtccggccacacgtaacgaattattcgttcaatctgaccgaatccacgaatttcacagaattcacagatctattctgccgaatatcataggttcgtctgagctgtgcatgcacaccgaattcgttaccgaaacgcgtttaattggctaaccaatatttttagcgagcacgattctattagctttgacaagtgatatagtccaagacacgtatgacgacacacaataaaagtatgaccgcgatatgacttgatacatacgatgcaactgcctatatgcgctagggatagcgactgtttttgcgggtcaggtataattgcagtggctcaaaatctggtcagtttctgggtcgttttgtaggggtggagcttaatccggaaatacaaaTGCTTTAAAGTTAGTCGAACCACTGTAAACGCTTAGTTGTTGAGCTATCGagtagttatctttttgtttaacaaaatatcacggaagcatcttttccaagcaaatttttaattacaaatatgagttcttttagcaaaataacatagagtatttacatagctgtttatcgtagttttttcttgttaagaataaatggtaacacgCTCACAATGTTGTATAATCGTAATACTCTTTTGGAGATCAATACTTATGTAGTATTGTTTCCTTATTCTCGTAATGCTATTATATAAACGTATCGAGATTCAGTCGGTTTCCGGTTAAATAAATGTTCACCGAAATATTCATTTCCAAGTTACATCCTTCGCATCAGTATGCTAAAACACAACATGGTGCCCAGTACGTGCTAATTCTAGATGCACAAACGTTTATTGCATATATTTAGATACGTTCTCTAACATATAATGCCAACATTTAATCCTCCGAAGGAGTTTGACTTTGACCCGGCAAACTGGACGGAATGGTTTGCTCGTTGGAACCGCTATCATGCAGTAGCGAAGCTCAGTGAAGATGAAGAGCAGTTGCAGATAGACAGTTTCTTATACTGCCTAGGAAGTAAAAGTGAAGGCATATTTAATGGCCTAAGTCTGTCCGCTGATGATGCAAAAAGCTACAAAAAAGTCACTGAAGCTTTTCAGCAATATTTTACCCCACGTAAATACATTATTTATGAAAGGGCTAGGTTCTTCAGACGCGATCAACAGCCAGGAGAGACAGTTGAGCAATATATCCGAGCCCTTAATGACATTGCAGACAGGTGTGAGTTTTCAAACAGGTCTGAGCAAATGCGAGACCGTATAGTAGTTGGCATCGTCGACACTGACTGCAGCCGTGAAATGCAAAAGATGAATGTGGACCAGCTAACAGAAGGAGTTGCCATTAACATGGCTCGACAATCAGAAGAGGTGGACAAACACATGAAAGACTTGGCTGGGCATGGTGGAGCTGCGGCAAACAAATCTGACACCGTCGACGCCGTCTCAAGAGTTCAAAGCAGCAGCAGACCCAAATCTAGGAGCAACCACCTAGCGAGTAGTAACGTCAGCAAGCTGAGTAATAACACTCCATGCGGCAGATGTGGATATTTGACGCATACAAGAGGAACATGCCCTGCCAAAGACGTTAGCTGTAAATCTTGTGGAAAGGTCGGTCACTATGCTAAAGTGTGTAGATCTAAATCTGAACCCAACATCAGCCAAGTAGAAGAAGAAGAACGCATATTCCTTGGTGAAATAACCGACACCAGTGTGGGTGTGTGGACAAAAACCATCTCTGTTGACAAGCTCGATGCGCCCGTTCAGTTCAAGTTGGACACCGGCGCAGACGTTTCCATACTACCTAGTACGCTCTGTGTACATGTAGCCCTTGAAAAAACAAAGAAACAGTTTGTAGGCCCGGGTAACATTAAGATACCAGTACTAGGTTCATTTAGGGCTGTACTTACTGTCAATAACGTTAATCATAGTgaaacaatgtatgttgtaaATCAAACCAAAGCGTTACTTAGTCGCAGTGCATGTGTTAAACTAGGTTTGATATCTTGTGAATGTGATGTAGACTCTGTTTACGATACTACTGAACCTTGTGTATTTCGTAGTGAGTTTCCTAAACTTTTTCAAGGCTTAGGTAAGATGAAACAGGAAGTAGGCATAGAATTACGCCCTGACTGCAGACCCTTCGCTATCAACACCCCACGGTCCGTGCCCTATCCGTTGTTGCCTAATGTTAAACAAGAGCTAGCCGATATGGTTACCAAAGGTGTCGTGTCTCCCGTCAGTGAGCCTACCGATTGGTGCGCCCCTATGGTTGTTGTTCCTAAAGCCAACAAAAAAGTCCGAATTTGTGTTGACTACACAGAATTAAACAAAGTTGTCCGTCGAGAGGTTCACCCAATGGCTCACGTTGAGTCAAGTCTTGCCAAACTCAGAAATGGTACCGTTTTTACTGTCCTTGATGCCAATTCGGGTTTTTACCAAATTCCTCTCTCCCCTAAAGCAAAAATGTTAACCACGTTCTTGTCCCCATTTGGTAGGTTTGCTTTTAATCGGTTGCCTTTCGGTCTGTCATCTAGCCCAGAGTTGTATTCCAAAATTGTGTCTCAAGTTCTGGATGGCCTCGAAGGCGTAATAGTCCATATGGATGACGTGTGCATATGGGGAAAATCCACTGCTGAGCATGATGCCAGAGTTCGTGCTGTGTTGAGTAGGATGATTGAGGCTGGTATGACTCTAAATGTTGATAAGTGCAAGTTCTCCTGCAGCAGCATAAAATTTCTCGGTCATGTCATATCTGCTTCCGGTATTCGCGCTAACCCTGAGGCTATTCAAGGCATTGAAAGTTTTGCCACGCCAACCTGTGTTAAGGATGTCCGTAGTTTCTTAGGTATGGCAAACCAGCTCAGCAAGTTCACCACCAAGCTTGGTGAACTCAGTGCTCCGTTGCGAGAGTTACTTCACAAAAATTCTGTGTGGATTTGGGATAGAGCTCAGGAACAAGCGTTCAATGGTGTCAAGGAAGAGTTGAAGCGTTCAGTAGAACTTGCACCATATAGCCCACAACGTGAAACAGTTATACACACAGACGCCTCTCGAGGTGGCATCGGTGCTGCCTTGTTTCAAGTGCAAGATGATGGGGAGTTGCGATTAGTCAGTGCAGCTTCTCGAGCGCTGAGTGAAACCGAGAAACGGTATGCCACTATTGAGCAGGAAGCTTTAGGTGTTGTCTGGGCATGCGAAAAGTTTCGAGATTATATCATAGGCCTGAAAGTAGTGATAAAAACCGATCACAAGCCCTTGGTCCCACTACTGAATGACATAGAATTAGACAAAAACCCAGCCCGTATCCAGAGGTTTCGAATGCGTCTCATGAGGTTTCACTATCGTGTTGAACACATCTCAGGAAAGAATAACGTTATTGCTGACGCGTTGTCACGTTCTCTTGGTCCTATCAGTGAAGATGATGTTATGTTAATGGAGGATGTTGAGTTGTTTGCTGTGTCAGCACTTTATTGCACTGCCTCATCACCTCGTTTAGAGGAGTTGAAAGTTCAACAAGAGCATGATGAGGTCACCTCCCGCGTTCTCAGTTATGTGAGGTCTGGCTGGCCTACGTACCTTCCTTCTCATGAGATTTTACTACGTCCCTATTTTGAGTGCCGCTCTAGGCTTTCTATAGTTGATGGTGTCCTGGTGTTTGATGACCGTATCGTAATCCCCCAAATTGAGCGTCTTTCGGTCCTTGAAAAAATTCACAGTGGCCATTTTGGTATTGTAAAGTGCCGAGCTAGAGCTGCCCAATCAGTATGGTGGCCTAGCATGTCCCAACAGATAGCTGAAATGGTGCGTAGGTGTGAATCGTGCAAGAAGGAGTCTAATGTTCAGCAAGCTCCTCTTCTCCGTTCGGAATTCCCCAACCGTCCTTGGGAAAAACTAGGCagtgatttgtttttttttgacaGCAAATGGTATTTGCTAATAGTAGATTATCATTCTCGATTTATCGAAGTTGCATTGTTAAAAGAGACCACTAGTTCCAAAGTGATCTTACACATGAAGAGTATTTTTGCCCGCCATGGAGTCCCTGAGGTTTTAATTTCGGACAATGGCCCTCAGTACGCCTCAGATGAGTTCAGGTCTTTTGCTAAGGCGTACGGGTTCACACATATCACCAGTTCTCCCAAACACCCACAAGGAAATGGTGCTGCTGAACGGGCAGTCCAGACCATGAAGAAAATCCTCAAGAAAGAGCCAGATCCTTATTTAGGTCTGATGGCATACAGGTCTTCTCCACTAGAAAATGGTCTCTCCCCGTCTGAACTGCTAATGAGTCGCAAAATTCGCACAACACTACCCTCTCTGCCTTCAGTTCTAACTCCCAAACAGCCAGACCTGGAAGCTGTCCGTACCAAAGAGTCCCTCAGTCGAATTCAGTGTAAAGCTAACTTTGATGAAAGACGTCGTGTTGTAGTCCCGCCTTGCCTTAGTCCAGGTAGTAATGTTCATGTTCGGGACTTGAAACGAGACGCTGAAGTTGTTGGTTGTTCCCCCACAACGCCCCGTTCAGTGGTGGTGCAGGATAGCAGGGGGAGTGTAGTCAGGCGGAATATCACTAACATAGTTCCGTTAGAACCAACCGATTCTCCCAAAGTAAATGATAGTGCAAAACAGTCTAGTTTTGGCCGAACTATTAAGCCACGTAAAATTTTAGATCTATAGTGAATTGCATATAGTACGCCATGCTTTCGACAATCCTGTCAACATTACTATATTGAATAATGGTTTTATTCATATATTGCTTTACGTAGTTTGTAGTAGTAGTTTTATCCATTCATGTTTTGTGGCCTGCTATTtggctgttttattttataaacccGAGAAGGGGAGATGTTGTATAATCGTAATACTCTTTTGGAGATCAATACTTATGTAGTATTGTTTCCTTATTctagtaatgctattatataAACGTATCGAGATTCAGTCGGTTTCCGGTTAAATAAATGTTCACCGAAATATTCATTTCCAAGTTACATCCTTCGCATCAGTATGCTAAAACACAACAcacaaaacggaaaaaatcttctcaaaaatacactaTAATTAAACTcaataattattctgtattcgtttatatttgaaaaatagttttatatttttttaatatgactacacttttgtaaagcagtattacataaaatattgaaaagttacgattatgttctgaacaaataaaatgcacattaaaacggttgtccactttgttaccattctgagagcctaaaatgattctaCTTTATTTCACTGTAAATGTTAGTATTAGCATCTtgttaggcattgattgtaaaaatgaaggcaacagaagacatcagtttcttatctttactgtatttgctgcaagcacacacttttttaacaactaactttatattactaccaagtctcaactgtagcacattttgaaacaacgacagtatgtagctacctaaggaacaaccatttaattgtgtatttcaaattttatttgaacttgttactacaatggtgcgcTGTCAGTGGCACcgccaggcctaggctgtatctcatctgtttggttcacaaaaaatgtaggagaggaggcaaggtaaagcaagtttttgtagtcttctgcaatgcagggcagttatattttcggactagacagcctgcctgtgatcagtagtcctcagtagtcagagtcgcttactgcttgcaatttgtcttaaaaaattaattgaaatgcactgcatattcatattgcttcaatcctaaaagaagacctcagtgggtcatcatgtattcataactgactttttgtattcatcatttcatcttttatataggcctacctacaggcctcccgtgcctgtagtcgacaatcatgtcggtaggttatcgaagcctcggtagctgaatgacatgatcgctgacgacagtcaacttctacgaggagcctgagggcctaccaaatatattttttaattgcagtgcatttaagcattatgccgctctttcttgcctcattgttagacgaggctgagcaagccatcaaagcccatgaaatcgaatatggcaacaagttttacacaaaccatgaggacggcatattcaacaagcatgaaagactttttgaaggtaatctcatatccttaaagcacttttttTCCACTGCGtaatttgtgatcttgtgttgaaaatgaacattttatacctcggatattttagtgtaaccttgattgtgaagtgtaaccttgattgtaaaatgtaggcctatgcttggttgttgtgcaatagaagtacatgtcaatagtagcttatgtttttatgctgcagttttatgaagccctttttggtttgtttttgtaccatgtgatctatgacgtcacaggccctacttgaagcagagttgacacaattttcatcagttcactagaaactcacactggatacacaccatctacctctcagcaataaaggattactctctatagacactcaactcttaagcttaatttgacgaagtggatattcgtgtatatacagacatgcagtggattacaatcaagcttatagtacagccttgattagaagatatacatgggcttcagtgtacaagcattggcatgcaattaaaatgacattaaaaatcattgtatatattaataactacaatcaagcaagcaataaatgtatcaagcatcatacacatgcagcagttagttcccaattgagtgttagcaatcaagtaaggctaaaaacctacaacgtcttcagccaatgaatctaaaaaatctgtaccatgtttcttaattttaaaatgttatctgctctaatttagcaaggtgaagatatttagagaggtaagaacgtcattcatgacagtcaaggctatttatgtatgtatggcgaagaaaaagagtatggctgcatgtacggccctgaaagacagcaaacccagaaggaaaagtacaaagaacagcagagggtaagttaccggtacaccaagcatattttactcagcctattataagggatatttttggacagcaaaactcggtcattgtatgtccaatatatttagacagggctatccttccatgtctttgcaaatgcacagatagtatagtatggattttacatagagatgatgaataatatttattacttttatggattttaatttgtcttatttctgaaatagctattTTGTAACAAAAGCATGCGTGCACATTTATGTTCTTGTAAGCCgaaatcagagaatgcagtaaatctaagtctacactactgtgagggttgcgacatgtctaagctgtattcgatactttgctttcggtctcacggtacatcaaagttcaaaaacattttctcttattttaattcatctacactctcatagaaatttggtagaattgcaaagaaacaaggacttgattggaatgctcagataccatatccttgacccaatagccagtgaagtttacggcaatctgtctcatttttcttgagaatttctcatcccgaggcctcgcacatgcgccagatagtattatatcgcagttcacacctttggttaaacttggacataatattttattttacattgaatatttcacacctaaaatttgcaaaaacaatcattaaaagcaagataaaatgaatgcttattttggagccctgtcaacaaggcctttgtttggactcttttgccaatttgaatttagttagattgtgcccacaaatataaatatgctatacatgtgcataaattcatatatgttgtcacatggtgtcgatatacataatttacgtattgtttatatttttagtcacagaatccaacaaagagaccgtatcctcaagacaatacatctgatagtaacacggaggtactcactcacataaccagcaataaaattttaggcaaatcgtgcaatattaattatggttaaatgtggaatttcattggtaggcggatcttcaagccatttatagccctagattagtagctagaaaaacatgaagttatagtaggataatgcagaagaaccccttgtgtaggcaggattaggttttagaaacaaattctttgctgccaactgcgatatttgttaagttgcctgttcacacccagccaaacgttcaatgcctcgagcattctgatttatagctcaagataaggaggaaacgcagtgcttgctcaggacgggtaggagtaagagcagaggctatgcgagcttccatagatgtggggagcatctacgaaacgccacaaacgacagcattatagatgtaactcagacacctgatgttactttcatacctaacagtccggtgagtggtaatattcagtaactcagttttaaaattagaaccttgttgcatgatgctttcgtgtcactttagtgtaagtgctcagtgtctgaattggagagAGTTGTGCAGCGACGCTCCCAAGTctttgattccagatttgtaaagcatatcaaatcgctggcatgcgttttgctccaaatcaaatcacttagaagggtgactgctcaggtttcaaataaaatgaaattaaaaccatcatccactatgtaattgatggttttaatttgatttaatttacaaactgggtaatccatttttatggtgctttgatgccaatctcatgattggtgatttgatgtaatgtgcaaatctctaatcaggatttgggagcatctctggagttgttatcaactctttgagaaattgataacaaggtgccacaacaccatccgattcatagactgagtacttggactaatttcgctgttgtcttgtacaagtcaactctataggctaagtcggttgagcaatgtaggatcggagaagatatatgaagccagagaataattgtgaaataaaactactgtaaaaacagtaataaagtcaggaactagcaaaagcagatttgtcctgttctttgagatcgccaaattaacttctagctaatcacaatgtccaatgtaactttccaatctacttcattaaattaacaaataatattccagtcaaagtcaaaaaatgtcgcaaataatgccacttgaatactgcattcacagtactttacaagttcaaggagatgtaaatacacatgctatgattgtttttattttagatcaaggatctccaagaggagtttgcagggagtaagaaatgacagagcaaaaatgcttcctgaggctttctaatacaagcaatatctatataggcatagaacaagtttgttcctcatagctgtgggtgaactggcaatgaagggaAGTCACGCCAGACggcatctggcgtgccctctacctcattgccaattcatctgcagccatagagaacaaacttgttctagataggaatacttttatatgcaaaaactcgaactgtttcagcttgtactgtgctcaattttgagtgaatatattgatcaaattaaaacatacctacatgcataaaacattcaggattttcaacactgattttttttcaaataaaccagacttatattcacttattttcacatatctacatgtagtatatgtagcccttttctactgtgttattctgttctcatttgtgcttgttaaaggccttttatggctttggtgctgatgtggtagtaattaagttatgtgaaacattttctttttatatcaaataaagtaaaattatttaactttacaatttatcatgataaattcgtccgataactaaaacaacctacttcccatcattgttctgtggtccatcaccagacattttgtcattgcgcatcgacttttcaaacaatgtatgttgtacaacgtcagcaatgccaatagacatacatcatgctgaaggttttgtgtgtgctgccctctgattttccagaattggctacattgtgcttgtggaggtaacgggaaagctgctaacaatgatgcacagcaattgccacatgcattatttatattggagcaagaaaatacatcatcatgccaacaaaaagaaaatattttttgcccagCAAATCAAGAAAAAATTTTTGgtcacacaatgctgtacataaataataaatatataagcaaattgacaaatgaatacctacagagtgcggtcatgttcaaaatctaaacaaagttagttgttggagaagtcggtgtttgtagtaaagataagatagactaatgtcttctgttgccttttcacgatctttgtcttacgatacgctaacataaatagttacactaaaatgaaatagaatcttctttagctctcagaatggtagcaaagtagacaattgtttcaatgtgcattttatttggttagaacataatcacaaatattcaataacttatataataccacgttacatacatgtaagtgcaatcatattacaacgtatgtaagatatttttcatacacactgtatagacgaatacagaataattaatgatgtatttttgagaagatttttttccgtttcgtgagcatgttactatttcatcttaacacgacaaaactacgataaacaactatgtgaatacgttatgctagtttgatgaaagatctcatatttttgattaaagatttgtctaaaacgatttttatgctttattttgttacaaaaaataaaaagattacagactcaatttctaaccgactaaatattaacacttgcttaaaacctcgtcgcttagtgccgacaaaacatttgcatttctggattaagctccacctctacaaaacgacccagaaactgaccaggttttgagccactgcaattatacctgaccgtttttgcgacggagcttttgctgcataaaaagaaattattattgaaaaagaaataattcatgacttctaaaatatctaaatattTAGATAAACAAGTTAGCTAAATTTGTCCATATAAGTTCTAGCTTGCTGATTTTATGTTTATTGAAACAAACAGACATAGATTAGGTTGAGCAGCTCTTTATGATCACTATGTTTCCACGACGCGCATGGAAACTCCTAAGCTACATGTACTGGATTACAACATACTCTAGAGAAGTAGTTATGTATGCTAGTTGGAGTTGAACTTTGATATGTACTCAATGACTCCAAAGTCATGTGACCAAATCCACGAACAGGAGTTTAATAGCCTCTGAGCTCAATTA includes:
- the LOC137400395 gene encoding uncharacterized protein; this translates as MPTFNPPKEFDFDPANWTEWFARWNRYHAVAKLSEDEEQLQIDSFLYCLGSKSEGIFNGLSLSADDAKSYKKVTEAFQQYFTPRKYIIYERARFFRRDQQPGETVEQYIRALNDIADRCEFSNRSEQMRDRIVVGIVDTDCSREMQKMNVDQLTEGVAINMARQSEEVDKHMKDLAGHGGAAANKSDTVDAVSRVQSSSRPKSRSNHLASSNVSKLSNNTPCGRCGYLTHTRGTCPAKDVSCKSCGKVGHYAKVCRSKSEPNISQVEEEERIFLGEITDTSVGVWTKTISVDKLDAPVQFKLDTGADVSILPSTLCVHVALEKTKKQFVGPGNIKIPVLGSFRAVLTVNNVNHSETILCLRYY